The Vulpes vulpes isolate BD-2025 chromosome 8, VulVul3, whole genome shotgun sequence genome has a window encoding:
- the THEM5 gene encoding acyl-coenzyme A thioesterase THEM5 isoform X2, with amino-acid sequence MIRRGFQVAVRLGQHRALFGGPQVLPRLNPTSAFGSSTDSLVSRFCPEKTDLKDYALPNASWCPDMLNLYQEFLEKTKTDGWIKLPSFKSNRDHIQGLKLPSGLAVASDKSDWRIFTRCIPVEGQGYEYVIFFHPSEKKSICLFQPGPYLEGAPGLIPVGSLAVLNVHVEKIEDQKLYMSCIAQSRDQQTVYAKCSGIFLQLQLEEESPQ; translated from the exons ATGATAAGGAGAGGCTTCCAGGTGGCAGTAAGGCTTGGCCAGCACAGAGCCCTTTTTGGTGGCCCCCAGGTCCTGCCTAGACTCAACCCCACCTCAGCATTCGGATCCTCCACGGACTCTCTG GTCTCAAGATTCTGTCCAGAGAAGACAGATTTGAAGGACTATGCCCTTCCCAATGCCAGCTGGTGTCCAGACATGCTGAACCTATACCAGGAATTTCTAGAGAAGACCAAGACTGATGGCTGGATCAAACTGCCCTCCTTCAAGTCCAACAGGGACCACATCCAGGGACTCAAGCTCCCATCTGGGTTAGCAGTTGCCTCTG ACAAAAGTGACTGGCGCATCTTCACCAGGTGCATCCCAGTGGAAGGACAAGGCTACGAGTATGTCATTTTTTTCCACCCATCCGAGAAGAAGTCCATCTGTCTTTTCCAACCTGGCCCCTACCTGGAGGGGGCCCCCGG CTTGATCCCAGTGGGCTCTCTGGCTGTACTGAATGTCCATGTGGAAAAGATCGAGGACCAGAAGCTTTACATGTCTTGCATCGCCCAGAGCAGGGACCAGCAGACGGTCTATGCCAAGTGCTCAG GTATCTTCCTTCAGCTGCAGCTAGAAGAGGAATCACCCCAGTAA
- the THEM5 gene encoding acyl-coenzyme A thioesterase THEM5 isoform X1 produces MIRRGFQVAVRLGQHRALFGGPQVLPRLNPTSAFGSSTDSLVSRFCPEKTDLKDYALPNASWCPDMLNLYQEFLEKTKTDGWIKLPSFKSNRDHIQGLKLPSGLAVASDKSDWRIFTRCIPVEGQGYEYVIFFHPSEKKSICLFQPGPYLEGAPGFAHGGSLAAMMDETFSKTAYLAGEGLFTVSLNIRFKNLIPVGSLAVLNVHVEKIEDQKLYMSCIAQSRDQQTVYAKCSGIFLQLQLEEESPQ; encoded by the exons ATGATAAGGAGAGGCTTCCAGGTGGCAGTAAGGCTTGGCCAGCACAGAGCCCTTTTTGGTGGCCCCCAGGTCCTGCCTAGACTCAACCCCACCTCAGCATTCGGATCCTCCACGGACTCTCTG GTCTCAAGATTCTGTCCAGAGAAGACAGATTTGAAGGACTATGCCCTTCCCAATGCCAGCTGGTGTCCAGACATGCTGAACCTATACCAGGAATTTCTAGAGAAGACCAAGACTGATGGCTGGATCAAACTGCCCTCCTTCAAGTCCAACAGGGACCACATCCAGGGACTCAAGCTCCCATCTGGGTTAGCAGTTGCCTCTG ACAAAAGTGACTGGCGCATCTTCACCAGGTGCATCCCAGTGGAAGGACAAGGCTACGAGTATGTCATTTTTTTCCACCCATCCGAGAAGAAGTCCATCTGTCTTTTCCAACCTGGCCCCTACCTGGAGGGGGCCCCCGG GTTTGCACATGGAGGCTCCCTGGCTGCCATGATGGACGAGACTTTTTCTAAAACTGCTTACCTGGCCGGAGAGGGGCTGTTCACGGTGAGCCTCAACATCAGGTTCAAGAA CTTGATCCCAGTGGGCTCTCTGGCTGTACTGAATGTCCATGTGGAAAAGATCGAGGACCAGAAGCTTTACATGTCTTGCATCGCCCAGAGCAGGGACCAGCAGACGGTCTATGCCAAGTGCTCAG GTATCTTCCTTCAGCTGCAGCTAGAAGAGGAATCACCCCAGTAA
- the C2CD4D gene encoding C2 calcium-dependent domain-containing protein 4D — protein MWLSEKAGYGPGPRWAPCGLLPARRAPGPPARACPNVLTPDRIPRFCIPPRLPDAGGAEPPAGRGLRAACSLPHLAGREGCPFLPESPHTRRRESLFHPPPPAAAAAAAAAAAARPPLHVSAPDLRLCRAPSPEPSHPQFPGGPPLFHPDVLCCPLRPAKDSVLRLGPRGGQLRLSAEYQAGPGRLRLRLVSAEGLPRSRAGPGGGGGGGGCCVVLRLRPRGRPRGQRSRVVGRSANPIFNQDFFFDGLGPRDLASRSLRAEVLDRGAGLRKDVLLGECEAPLAALLPALGAGGRCLGPGAAPAPAHLSL, from the coding sequence ATGTGGCTGTCGGAGAAGGCCGGCTACGGGCCGGGGCCGCGGTGGGCGCCGTGCGGCCTGCTCCCTGCGCGCCGAGCCCCggggccgcccgcccgcgcctGTCCCAACGTCCTCACCCCTGACCGCATCCCGCGGTTCTGCATCCCGCCTCGGCTCCCGGACGCCGGCGGTGCCGAGCCCCCGGCCGGGCGCGGCCTCCGCGCCGCCTGCTCGCTGCCGCACCTGGCGGGCCGCGAgggctgccccttcctgcccGAGAGCCCGCACACGCGCCGGCGCGAGTCCCTGTTCcacccgccgccgcccgccgccgccgccgccgccgccgccgccgccgccgcgcggccCCCGCTGCACGTGTCCGCCCCGGACCTGCGCCTGTGCCGGGCCCCGTCGCCCGAGCCGTCGCACCCGCAGTTCCCGGGCGGGCCGCCGCTCTTCCACCCCGACGTCCTGTGCTGCCCCCTGCGGCCCGCCAAGGACAGCGTGCTGCGCCTCGGGCCCCGCGGCGGGCAGCTGCGGCTCTCGGCCGAGTACCAGGCCGGGCCCGGGCGGCTGCGCCTGCGCCTGGTGAGCGCCGAGGGCCTGCCCAGGTCGCGGGCcgggcccggcggcggcggcggcggcggcggctgctgcgTGGTGCTGCGGCTGCGGCCGCGCGGCCGGCCCCGGGGCCAGCGGAGCCGCGTGGTCGGGCGCAGCGCCAACCCCATCTTCAACCAAGACTTCTTCTTCGACGGGCTGGGCCCGCGCGACCTGGCCTCCCGCAGCCTGCGGGCCGAGGTGCTGGACCGGGGCGCGGGCCTCCGCAAGGACGTGCTGCTGGGGGAGTGCGAGGCGCCGCTCGCGGCCCTGCTGCCCgccctgggggccggggggcgctGCCTCGGCCCGGGGGCCGCGCCGGCGCCTGCCCATCTCAGCCTGTAG